The Moraxella haemolytica genome window below encodes:
- the bamB gene encoding outer membrane protein assembly factor BamB, whose product MHARFTKTVLVCALGAIALTGCATGIKGEDKKPAKLIKIDAPIGVLSPIFQASLEQGRSLSKGERVSKKDIVDLQVSEVDDVLVAASRGGIVSAMKEGRPLWSADLKDAITSGVATSKAGKVAVIGTRSGKVVALDIATGASLWEVSLPTSSQTPALISDDRVLLSANNGIIYGLDLRTGRVVWQFGTQQADISVRGASKPLHLDGQTALFGMADGRIHAINPATGSPLWARRVGLPTGGSAVERMSDVDGTPLVVGQYLYVTSFSGQLVGFDMSTGRAMFAAKIASTKSPTILGNALITTGVNGDVKAFNRLTGEELWLNEELKNRKLTNPIAVGNHVAVGDYEGVIHLLDVTGNIVDRVQTKGELTSLQVVGNRLYTQSATGVVSIWQF is encoded by the coding sequence ATGCACGCTCGTTTTACAAAAACTGTTTTGGTATGTGCTTTGGGTGCGATTGCACTAACAGGCTGTGCCACAGGCATCAAAGGCGAAGATAAAAAACCTGCAAAACTCATTAAGATTGATGCACCTATAGGCGTGCTATCGCCTATCTTCCAAGCATCGCTTGAGCAGGGGCGTAGTTTATCAAAGGGCGAGCGTGTCAGCAAAAAAGATATTGTTGATTTGCAAGTATCTGAGGTGGACGATGTATTAGTAGCAGCAAGTCGTGGCGGTATTGTAAGTGCCATGAAAGAGGGTCGTCCGCTTTGGTCGGCTGATTTAAAAGATGCCATCACAAGTGGTGTGGCGACCAGCAAGGCAGGTAAAGTTGCTGTTATTGGTACTCGTTCTGGCAAGGTGGTGGCATTAGATATTGCTACAGGTGCAAGCCTTTGGGAAGTATCACTACCAACTTCAAGCCAAACCCCAGCACTCATCAGTGATGATCGTGTGTTGCTTTCTGCCAATAATGGCATTATCTATGGTCTAGACTTGCGTACAGGTCGGGTGGTTTGGCAGTTTGGTACGCAACAAGCCGATATCAGTGTCCGTGGTGCTTCCAAGCCACTTCATTTGGATGGGCAAACGGCTTTATTTGGCATGGCAGATGGTCGTATCCATGCAATCAATCCTGCTACAGGCTCTCCACTTTGGGCAAGACGAGTGGGCTTGCCGACTGGCGGTAGTGCGGTAGAACGCATGAGTGATGTTGATGGCACGCCATTGGTCGTAGGTCAATATCTATATGTTACTAGCTTTAGCGGGCAGTTAGTGGGCTTTGATATGTCTACAGGGCGAGCGATGTTCGCTGCTAAGATTGCCAGTACCAAGTCGCCAACCATCTTGGGTAATGCACTAATTACCACAGGGGTGAATGGCGATGTGAAGGCGTTCAACCGATTGACAGGCGAAGAGCTGTGGTTGAATGAAGAGCTAAAAAATCGTAAGCTAACCAACCCTATTGCTGTTGGCAACCATGTCGCTGTGGGCGATTACGAGGGGGTTATTCATTTATTGGATGTAACTGGTAATATCGTTGATCGTGTCCAGACCAAAGGTGAGTTGACTAGCTTACAAGTTGTCGGTAATCGTCTATATACTCAAAGTGCTACAGGTGTGGTGAGTATTTGGCAGTTTTAA